In Spinacia oleracea cultivar Varoflay chromosome 5, BTI_SOV_V1, whole genome shotgun sequence, a single window of DNA contains:
- the LOC130461409 gene encoding uncharacterized protein, with the protein MDAYKAQMTVQTGDEAAWCRFFPATLKGMALSLFSGLSAGVITRFSVLEALFKSQFIAGQVYKKTNMHLMSVQQQPNESLKEYIKRFNDESLNIPNLQDSVAFTALMTGLKEGSRFRWVLAGEQISTLPQEIVRAHRYIQSAEICNPSVKTDLKRKKDVVGREKEKKPRETENGNDTRYNSNRREIYLDIKEKSVLPNPTPIRTPASKRDKSLWCEFPKECGHTTKDCRELKRALDRLADEGKLNKYLKGSSSGKKEDNKGSDVHSDHTEGYVGVLNVEAPPSDLKCPTITFQEDPSQTVHAPHDDPLVIEIKVANRIVKRVLIDSGSSADILTLEYLERLRYKKSDLIDISQPHVGFSGQSVYPVGMIKLPVRIGEKGKGEASTEQDHQI; encoded by the exons ATGGATGCCTACAAGGCCCAAATGACTGTCCAAACAGGAGATGAAGCGGCATGGTGTAGATTCTTCCCTGCCACTCTCAAAGGGATGGCTCTCTCATTATTCTCTGGGTTATCGGCCGGTGTCATCACGAGATTCTCAGTGCTCGAAGCTCTATTCAAATCACAATTCATTGCCGGACAGGTATACAAGAAGACCAACATGCATCTCATGTCCGTCCAACAACAACCCAATGAAAGCCTCAAGGAATACATCAAGAGATTCAATGACGAGTCCTtgaacataccaaacttgcaagATTCTGTTGCCTTCACCGCACTCATGACCGGGCTAAAGGAAGGAAGCCGATTTCGTTGGGTCTTGGCCGGCGAGCAAATATCTACCCTACCCCAAGAAATTGTCCGGGCACATAGATACATTCAATCCGCGGAGATCTGCAATCCGTCGGTCAAAACTGACCTTAAGAGGAAAAAAGACGTCGTTGGACGGGAAAAAGAGAAGAAACCCAGagaaactgaaaatggaaaCGACACTCGGTATAACAGTAACAGGAGGGAGATATACCTTGACATCAAGGAAAAGTCAGTGCTACCGAATCCAACCCCTATCAGGACCCCCGCATCTAAAAGAGATAAGAGTCTTTGGTGTGAGTTCCCCAAAGAGTGCGGACACACCACCAAGGACTGTCGAGAATTGAAGAGGGCCTTGGACAGACTCGCTGACGAAGGGAAGTTGAACAAATATTTGAAGGGTTCATCCTCTGGCAAGAAGGAAGATAACAAGGGATCAGATGTCCATAGTGATCATACCGAGGGATATGTTGGG GTCCTCAATGTCGAAGCACCTCCATCAGATCTCAAGTGTCCAACAATAACGTTCCAAGAGGATCCCTCTCAAACTGTTCATGCCCCGCATGATGATCCCCTAGTCATCGAGATCAAGGTAGCCAACCGAATAGTAAAAAGAGTGTTGATCGATAGTGGAAGCTCGGCTGACATCCTGACTCTTGAATACCTCGAGAGGCTACGTTACAAGAAAAGTGACCTCATCGACATCAGCCAGCCCCACGTAGGATTCAGTGGTCAATCAGTATACCCTGTCGGCATGATCAAACTTCCCGTCCGTATCGGAGAAAAAGGAAAAGGGGAGGCCTCTACTGAACAAGATCATCAGATTTAA
- the LOC130461146 gene encoding uncharacterized protein isoform X1, with translation MFFVRCVEFGIMKRRERSWMYDRLDGRNLKPDFLKGVGEFIEFCKEHPTCNDGDKIRCPCPLCDNRRFHDTETVRVHLYKKGFVRNYYQWICQGESLVESSRVQPNQYRDMVIDALGNNQEHLVNEEGNSVEEEPNDEAKKFIDLLKAAGDPLYEGSKLSVLEMASRIASLKCEFNLQHRCVDGFASLMNDAIPNNNQMGRTFNSTKKVLEGLELPHERIHTCPKGCLLFWKGDAQLDKCRVCGSDRYKKTAKGKL, from the exons ATGTTTTTTGTGAGATGTGTAGAATTTGGTATCATGAAAAGAAGAGAGCGTAGTTGGATGTATGATAGACTCGACGGGCGCAATCTTAAGCCCGACTTTCTCAAGGGGGTTGGAGAGTTCATTGAGTTTTGCAAAGAGCATCCAACATGCAATGATGGTGACAAAATAAGATGCCCGTGCCCCTTGTGTGATAACAGGCGTTTTCATGATACTGAAACAGTTAGAGTACATTTGTACAAGAAGGGCTTTGTTCGTAATTACTATCAATGGATATGTCAAGGGGAAAGCTTAGTAGAGTCCTCGCGTGTTCAGCCAAATCAATATCGGGATATGGTTATTGATGCTCTTGGAAATAATCAAGAGCATTTGGTGAATGAAGAGGGTAATTCAGTTGAAGAAGAACCAAATGATGAAGCTAAGAAGTTTATAGACCTTCTAAAGGCAGCTGGAGATCCATTATATGAAGGGAGCAAACTCTCTGTGTTGGAGATGGCATCAAGAATTGCAAGTTTGAAATGTGAATTCAACTTACAACACAGGTGTGTGGATGGGTTTGCATCTTTGATGAATGATGCGATTCCAAATAACAACCAAATGGGTAGAACTTTCAATAGCACAAAGAAGGTTCTTGAGGGCTTGGAACTTCCTCATGAGAGGATCCACACATGCcctaaaggttgtttgctcttcTGGAAAGGCGATGCACAGTTAGATAAATGTAGAGTATGCGGAAGTGATCGGTATAAGAAGACTGCAAAGG GAAAACTATGA
- the LOC130461146 gene encoding uncharacterized protein isoform X2 gives MFFVRCVEFGIMKRRERSWMYDRLDGRNLKPDFLKGVGEFIEFCKEHPTCNDGDKIRCPCPLCDNRRFHDTETVRVHLYKKGFVRNYYQWICQGESLVESSRVQPNQYRDMVIDALGNNQEHLVNEEGNSVEEEPNDEAKKFIDLLKAAGDPLYEGSKLSVLEMASRIASLKCEFNLQHRCVDGFASLMNDAIPNNNQMGRTFNSTKKVLEGLELPHERIHTCPKGKL, from the exons ATGTTTTTTGTGAGATGTGTAGAATTTGGTATCATGAAAAGAAGAGAGCGTAGTTGGATGTATGATAGACTCGACGGGCGCAATCTTAAGCCCGACTTTCTCAAGGGGGTTGGAGAGTTCATTGAGTTTTGCAAAGAGCATCCAACATGCAATGATGGTGACAAAATAAGATGCCCGTGCCCCTTGTGTGATAACAGGCGTTTTCATGATACTGAAACAGTTAGAGTACATTTGTACAAGAAGGGCTTTGTTCGTAATTACTATCAATGGATATGTCAAGGGGAAAGCTTAGTAGAGTCCTCGCGTGTTCAGCCAAATCAATATCGGGATATGGTTATTGATGCTCTTGGAAATAATCAAGAGCATTTGGTGAATGAAGAGGGTAATTCAGTTGAAGAAGAACCAAATGATGAAGCTAAGAAGTTTATAGACCTTCTAAAGGCAGCTGGAGATCCATTATATGAAGGGAGCAAACTCTCTGTGTTGGAGATGGCATCAAGAATTGCAAGTTTGAAATGTGAATTCAACTTACAACACAGGTGTGTGGATGGGTTTGCATCTTTGATGAATGATGCGATTCCAAATAACAACCAAATGGGTAGAACTTTCAATAGCACAAAGAAGGTTCTTGAGGGCTTGGAACTTCCTCATGAGAGGATCCACACATGCcctaaag GAAAACTATGA
- the LOC130461145 gene encoding uncharacterized protein: MTYDISSKQNFNLRAALLWTISDFPAYGMLSGWSTAGKKACPYCMDKSKAFWLEHGGKVSWFDCHRQFLPHDHPFRKNKTAFCKNKVENGMGPHIMCGEELWQCVKDLPKATDGPEALKKLKSAKMGWFKQSILWELPYWKDLLLRHNLDVMHIEKNFFDQLINTVMDVKGSTSDTTSARKDMAKYCKRRQLELGNGNQTMPKAPFALDKAQKKVLCEWVRDLKFPDAYASNLSRCVNLQSCKLYGMKSHDCHVFMERLLPVALKELLPLHVWKAITEISQFFRDLCAPTIKASDIDRLDKNIAEILCKLEKIFPPAFFNSMEHLPVHLPHEAKVGGPVQYRWMYPFERFLNHLKRKVGNKARVEGSICNAYLMEEITNFCSHYFQPEVDTKARDLGRNVHSVVENQHDVNIPEMFRVDCGRAPTNGRLRFLQDMEYDRAHLYVLANSGILGEYERKFEEHILQTQPHIVMEDIWSKCEAQFPEWFKSHVLRSLSPNDVTRALAMGPSRQVRTWSRFYANGYNFQTHDYGKHKSTMNYGVCVQSPDEVDYFGILEEVVELSYCGKLQEYKTILFKCSWMDSVKGMNIHEQYKLVEVNHSKRYPKYDPFVLSYQVSQVYFAHYPSLKRDKAQWWAVFKTKARSVIDAPVDLDFLQEDANEVSSALCAPDEIPDYEDQDDDDDDDDINDGDADSMSDEDEDDEDEDEDEDDGDDDIDDDDDDGDDDDADDSDGYDD, from the exons ATGACTTATGACATCTCAAGCAAGCAGAATTTCAACCTCCGCGCAGCCCTTTTGTGGACTATTAGTGATTTTCCTGCATATGGAATGCTATCTGGATGGTCCACGGCCGGAAAGAAGGCTTGCCCTTATTGTATGGATAAAAGCAAGGCATTTTGGCTTGAACATGGAGGTAAAGTTTCATGGTTTGATTGCCATCGACAATTCCTTCCACATGATCACCCTTTTCGAAAGAATAAAACAGCTTTCTGCAAAAACAAAGTTGAAAATGGCATGGGTCCGCATATAATGTGTGGAGAAGAATTGTGGCAATGCGTGAAGGACTTGCCTAAAGCAACTGATGGTCCTGAAGCTCTTAAGAAGTTGAAGAGTGCCAAAATGGGTTGGTTCAAACAAAGTATTCTATGGGAACTCCCATATTGGAAGGATTTGCTTCTTCGTCACAACTTGGATGTCATGCACATTGAAAAGAACTTTTTTGACCAACTCATAAACACTGTGATGGATGTGAAAGGTAGCACCTCGGACACCACTAGTGCAAGGAAAGATATGGCTAAGTATTGTAAACGTCGGCAGTTAGAGCTTGGAAATGGAAATCAAACCATGCCAAAAGCACCCTTTGCACTTGACAAGGCTCAAAAGAAGGTGTTATGTGAATGGGTTCGAGACTTGAAATTCCCAGATGCTTATGCTTCAAACTTGAGCAGGTGTGTTAATCTTCAATCATGCAAGCTGTATGGAATGAAGAGCCACGATTGTCATGTCTTCATGGAGAGGTTACTTCCGGTTGCTTTGAAGGAGTTGCTTCCCTTGCATGTTTGGAAGGCAATTACAGAGATTAGTCAATTCTTCCGAGACTTATGCGCCCCCACTATCAAAGCGAGTGACATAGATCGCTTGGATAAGAATATAGCTGAGATCTTGTGCAAGCTAGAGAAGATTTTTCCACCTGCATTTTTCAACTCAATGGAACACTTGCCAGTTCATCTTCCACATGAGGCAAAGGTTGGTGGTCCCGTCCAGTACAGGTGGATGTACCCATTTGAAAG GTTTCTTAACCATTTGAAGCGTAAGGTTGGAAATAAGGCACGTGTAGAAGGCTCCATATGCAATGCTTACCTAATGGAGGAGATTACGAACTTTTGTTCCCACTATTTTCAACCTGAGGTTGACACCAAAGCAAGGGATCTAGGAAGAAATGTCCATTCGGTTGTTGAGAACCAACATGACGTTAATATCCCCGAGATGTTCAGGGTGGATTGTGGTCGTGCACCTACTAATGGCCGTTTGCGCTTCTTGCAAGACATGGAGTATGATCGAGCACATCTTTATGTGCTTGCAAACAGTGGCATCTTAGGTGAATATGAAAG GAAATTTGAGGAGCACATTCTCCAAACTCAACCTCACATAGTAATGGAGGATATTTGGAGTAAATGCGAAGCCCAGTTCCCTGAATGGTTTAAATCACAT GTTCTCCGGTCTTTGAGTCCTAATGATGTGACACGGGCGCTTGCGATGGGCCCCTCTAGACAAGTAAGGACATGGAGCCGGTTCTATGCGAATGGatataattttcaaactcatgacTACGGCAAACACAAGTCAACTATGAATTATGGAGTGTGTGTACAAAGTCCTGATGAAGTTGACTACTTTGGCATTTTGGAGGAGGTGGTTGAACTTTCTTATTGTGGTAAGCTTCAAGAGTACAAGACAATCTTGTTTAAGTGCAGCTGGATGGATTCCGTGAAGGGTATGAACATTCATGAACAATACAAACTTGTTGAGGTCAATCATTCTAAGAGATACCCAAAGTATGACCCGTTTGTATTGTCTTACCAAGTTAGTCAAGTATACTTTGCACACTACCCCAGTTTGAAGAGGGATAAAGCCCAATGGTGGGCTGTGTTTAAAACTAAGGCAAGGTCTGTGATTGATGCTCCGGTTGACTTAGACTTTCTACAAGAAGATGCAAATGAGGTTTCTTCAGCTCTTTGTGCTCCAGATGAGATCCCAGATTATGAAGatcaagatgatgatgatgatgatgacgataTTAATGATGGTGATGCTGATAGTATGAgtgatgaggatgaggatgatgaagatgaggatgaggatgaggatgatggtgatgatgacattgatgatgatgatgacgatggtgatgatgatgatgctgatGATTCTGATGGATACGACgattaa